The DNA region TGCACCAGACCAGCATGTTGTTCGACAACGTGTCCCGCGAAAAATTCTCGGTCGCGTGCAGGTTGCGCAGGGCGTCCCACAACTCGTTCAAGGCCTGCCGCTCGCGAACCAGTAGATCCTTCGCGTCGCTGACGTGATCCAGCGAATTCATTCGCGCCAGGCCCAGCGTGTAGGACGCTTCCTCCGAATACCGGAAGGCCAGCGAATGCTCGAGATAGCCGATCGCCGCGGTGAGATCGGTCATCTGGTTGTTCTTCTTGTACAGCTCCAGTTGGGCCATGCCGCAATACTTCAGAATAATGTCGGCATCTTCATTGGCCAGAATCGTTTCCTGCCCCGACCGGCAGGTGTCGGCCAACTGCTGATATTCGCCGTTCAGGAACAGGTTCTTGTACGATTCCCATTCGGCCGAGGCCGCCGTCGCCCAACACAACACCGCCAGGAACACGATTGTGATTTTGCATAACCGCCGCATGGAAAAACGTCACCTCCGTCCGTGTCGTCGCGCTAGGGATTGGACAACATGCGGTGCAACACCGAGTCGTGGTGCACCTTGTAGCTGACCTGGGCGAACCCGGTGTAGAGCCGGTACACGTGATATTCCACCTCGGCCGAGATCTTGTGCACCTCGGTCCGGAAGCAGCGATTGCAGGCGATCATGCCGTAGCCGATGTAGATGCCGACCGTCCGCTCGCCGATATATTCCGAGAAAAACACGATATCCCCGTAAACGACGTCCAGGGGATTTTGCACCCGCGTCAAATGACTGTTGATGAACGGCTCCAACCCGCTGATCGAGGATTCCAGGATCCACGGCGCCTGCAGCGTTTCTTGCAGGAAGCGGCGATCGCCGATGAAGTTCGTTCCCTTTTGCAGGTTTTCGATCAGCTTTTGCGAAACGATACCGCCCTCCAAATTCTGCAGGCGGTCGAGCGCTTCCATGTTGAGGTTGGCGGCGGCGATGCCGCAGGGCCCCTTCTCCACCTGCATGTCCAGCAGCGTCGCGTACCCCGCGCCGAGCTGCTGAAAACTGCGCAGGCGGTCGTATTTCACATCGTAGAGGCAGTTGTTAGCCTCGTCGGCGATCGAAAAATGATTCCAGGCCGCCGCGCTGTAAGGCGCGTAGGTTCCCATTTCGGTCCGCCGGAACCGCACGCCCAGCGCCTTTTCCTGGTATTCGAGCGATTTGGCGAACAGCGCGTAGCTCGGCGGTTCCTTCACCGGGGTAAAGAACTGCCGCCCCGCGTCGGGGTCGTTCGCCATCGGATCGGGCAGGCTGTTTTTCGATTTCGCGCAGCCGAGCGCCGCCGTCAGACAGGCGGCCAGAATCAGCCAGAGCAGACAAAGCCGTTTAAAATTGCACATCGCCGGGTCCCAGTCTTTTTTCGTCGCGCGTGACGCCGATGAAAATACGAAATTTCGGATCGCCGACGCCGGAGAGCAAACCGACTCCCACGCCGGCGGTCAAAGCCGTGAAGTTCAGCCGCTGCCAGAATTTGCGGTAGGCCACCATCAATTCGGCGCGGTCGAGATCGGGCTGGCCGAAGGGGCTGTTGATCTTGGTCCGGGTCGCCGAATCGAGCAGCACCTGCTGCGACGGCGACACGCGGAACAACGCGCCGGTGTTGAGCGTCAGTTCGTCGCCGACCGGCAGATCATAGACGTCCGAGTCCTGCGGATTGAAATAATGCTTGTAGCCCAGGTTCGCCGCGTAGGTCCACCACTCGCGACCGAGGTCGAAGATCGCCACCGGTTCCAGGGTCGGCCCGTGATCGGAGGCGAAGCTGTTTTTTTCGTAGGCGATCGGCGTGGTGAAGCGCGCCAGCAGCGCCGCCCCGATGCATTTCCGCTGACGATTGATGAACGAATACTTGGCTTCGATCCGGATGTCCTCGAAAACGCTCGGCGACAGGTCAAGATCATCGTAATCGTCGTTGATCAGGCGATGGAACACGAACGGAAACGCGAAGCCGATGTTGGCCACGTCGAACAAGCCGATCGCGTACAGCAGATTGCCCGAAACCTGGTTCTCCACCACCGTATCCAGGCGATCGCCGGTTAAAATATTGACCGGCGCCACGGCATCATCGGCGTAAAAACCGTAATGCATGCGCCACAAACCCAGCGTCTCGGAACCGTAAGTCAGCAGCAGCCCGCTGCCGTCGATCGCCGGCCAGAAGTAATGGACGTTTTTATCCAACAGCCCTTCCGCGCAAACGGCGGACGGCAGCAAGCACAACAGGCACCAGATAGTGAGGCATAACCGCTTCAACTCGGACCTACTCCCCAACAAGGCAGTTAATATTCGCGTGGCTAGTCGCGCCTGGGATAAGCCGGATTATCGGAACAAGGATCCGCACCCCCCGCCGACCAATTGGCCGTCATCGTCGTCGTCGTTTTGCTCGTCGTCCTGGGCCTGATCGTCATCTGTCGCGCCGGTGTCGTCATCGTCGTCGCCGACGCTGTCGTCGTCCGCGGGCGTCTCGTCGTCGCCCGCCGGAATGCACACATTGGTCGCCTCGACGCAGATCTCGTCGGCATCGCAGGGATCGCCGTTCGAGAAGCAGGTCCGGGTGTCCTCGTCGCAGATTTCCTCGCCGTTGCAGAATTGGCCGTCATCGGGACACGGCGCCGTCGTCGCGGCGCATTCCTTCAGGCTTTCGTCGCAATATTCCTCGCCGTTGCACCAGACCTCGTCGTTGGGACAAGGATCGCCGGTCCGCGAGCAATGGTCGGTATCCTCGCTGCAGATTTCCTGTCCGTTGCAGAAAACTCCGTCGTCCGTGCAAGGGTCGCCGCTGTGGTAGCAGGTCCGTTGCGACTCGTCGCACCACTCGACGCCGTCGCAATAGAGGTTGTCGTCCGGGCACGGGTCGCCGGTGTCCAGGCAGCGATTGGCCGTTTCGTCGCAGAACTCCTCGCCGTTGCAGAACAGCCCGTCGTTGGGGCACGGATCGCCGGAATGCCGGCACTGCGCGCCGCCCTCGTCGCACCATTCGATGCCGGTGCAGAAGAAGCCGTCGTCCCCGCACGGATTGCCGCTGTGGGCGCAGGAATCGTTGATCTCGTTGCAGATCTCCACGCCGTTGCAGAACACCTGGTCGTTCGGACAGGGGTTGCCGGCGTGCCGGCAGGTATTGGCATTTTCGTCGCACCATTCGGAGCCGGTGCAGAAGAAACCGTCGTCGGGGCACGGATTGCCGGTCGTCTCGCAGGCATGGTCTTGCTCGTTGCAATATTCGACGCCGTTGCAGAATACCTGGTCGTTCGGACACGGGCTGCCGGAATGGTTGCAGCGATTCAGCAATTCGTTGCAGGATTCGGTGCCGTTGCAGAAGACGCCGTCGTCCGGGCACGCCTCGCCGGTCGTCTCGCAGGAATTGCTTTGCTCATCGCAGTACTCGACGCCGTTGCAGAATTGATTGTCGTTCGGACACGGATCGCCGCTGTGTTCGCAGGTGTTCCGCCGCTCGTTGCAGGATTCGTTGCCGTTGCAAAAGACGCCGTCGTCCGGGCAGGGATAGCCGGTGGACGCGCAAACGTCGGCGTCCTCGTCGCAATACTCGTTGCCGTCGCAGAACTGGTTGTTGTTCGGGCATGGATTGCCGCTGTTCTCGCAGCGATCCTGTCGCTCGTTGCAGGATTCGGACCCGTTGCAGAATTGTCCGTCGTCCGGGCAGGGATTGCCGCTGGTGTCGCAGGAGCGGCCGTCCTCGTTGCAATACTCGGTGCCGTTGCAATAGAGGTTGTCGTTCGGGCAGGGATTGCCGCTGCTTTCGCATTGGTTCAGGCGTTCGTTGCACGATTCGGTGCCGTTGCAATAGATGCCGTCATCGCCGCAGGGATCGCCGGTGCTGTCGCAACGATTGCGGTCCTCGTCGCAGAATTCCCGTCCGTTGCAGAACAGGTTGTCGTCCCCGCAGGGATTGCCGGAATGATCGCACTGGTTGAGCGACTCGTTGCAGCTTTCGGTGCCGTTGCAGTAGAGGCCGTCGTCGCCGCAGGGATCGCCCTCGTGCGAAGTGCAGGCGCCTTCCTCGCACACGTCCTTGCCGTTGCAGAAAACGCCGTCGTCGCAGGTGGCGCCGTCGTTCATCGTCCATTCGGTGTAGGACTCCGAAACGTCGCAGATCTCGCACGGATTGTCGGGGTTCAACGCGCCGTCGGCGTAGCACTGGCCGTCGATCCGGCAGCCGGCGCTGGGGCAACTGTCGATGGTCAGCGTGAAGCGGCCGTGATCCGACCACCAATAGCCGTCGACGAAAACGTAGAAATTACCGCCGTTCTCGGCCGTGAAATCGATGTGGGAATGGTCCCGGACGCCGGTGTCGTCGTTGCAGGCGATCTGCGCGTCGTAATCCTCGCAATCGGCGTAGCGCACGTAAACCATGGTGTCGTTGAAATCGCCGTGACCCTGCAGGTCGATGTAGTAGGTGAAGTTGGTGCTGCCGACGAAATAGTAGATGTTCTCCGGGCCCAGACTAAAACCGCATGAACCGTAATAATCGCCGCCCGGCCAATCCGTCTCGCCGTTGATGACCGCCGGCACCCCGGTGAAAATGGCGCTGTCGCAGTCGTTTTTCTCCCCGTTCGCCGGCCAGGCCAGCCCGCCCGCCGCCGGCCGCTCGCAATTTTGCGGCGTCGCGGGCCGGATCGCCAGGTAGCCATCGCGCTCGGCACTGGAAAGGATCTGGTAGGAAACGGTCAGTGGATAGACGGCCTGCGCGTCATCGACCCCGATCGACAATTCGGCGTCGTCGGCGACGAGAGCCGCCGGCAACCGCCGGCCGTTCGCGTCGGTGGCCAGCGGCAATTCGTCGATCACCAGCGGGAAGCCGTCTTGATAGACCGTCACTTGCGAACCGGAAACGACCGGTTCGGGCCGCGGTTGCCCGTGCAGTTCGATCGTCACCAGCAGCGGATCCCGGCCGTCCGGACGTTCGGTGAGAATCAACCGGTGCTCGAGGCCGCCGGGCCGCATTTCGTATTCCTCGGTCAGCCAGCCGCGTTCGTAGCGGACCAGGCAGGAGGAATCGCCGGCGCGGCAATCGTAAACCAGGTTCTGCGGCTCATCCGGCGCCACGACCAGCCGGCCGCGTGAAAGCCTGGTCAACGCCCAGGCGATCTTGGAAAATTCGCACGAACCGGCGCCGCGCAGGATGATTTCCTCCCACCCGAATTGGATCATCCATTGAGAAACGGCGTCGGTGATCGCCAAACCGTCACCGGCCTTTTGGGCGGTCAGCGGCGCCGCGTCGAGCATCGTCGCTCTACCGAGACTCGGCTCGCTTCCGGAAAAGGAAAAGGCGCTGAATAGGGAGAGTGAAGCCAGGAGCAGAAAGGCCACGCACGCGATTTTCTTCCGGTCGTATTTCATCGCCAACCGCCTGGAAACCAATGTGGCTTTTATTGTCGTAGCGGGATTCGGCTACCGCGTTTTTCATCGCCATTCAGAATCATCGTGCCGCGCAAAACAAAGTGGTGGTATGGTATCATCCGCTTCAGGCCAATGCAAATATGATTCGTGTATCCGGTTCAACCAATCCGGCAGCGACGGAAAAATCGACGCAGCGGGCAAAGGAACTCAATTCGCGCGGGCTTTCCGACGATAAGAAGCAATAATACGATTCAAATTCGTCAGCCGCGGAACGTATTGGAATGAACGGCGGGAAAAAATAAAACGGAGTCGTCCATGTCAAAACCCACGACAAAGGAAAAACGGCCGAAAATCGACAGCGGAATCGAGCAACAATTGCTGGCGATGGCGGTCGAGCAAGCCGCTGAAATCTTTGTCATTACCGATCCGGCTTTATCTATTCTCTACGCCAACCCCGCGCTGGAGGCGGTCACCGGATACACAGCGGCGGAAGCGATCGGGAAAAACCTGATCACTTTTCTGGCGGCCAATTCCAAAAAAAACCGGGCGGCGGAAATCCGCAAGGTTCTGGACGCCGGGGAAGTCTGGAACGGCCGGCTGAGCAACCGGAAAAAGGACGGCGCCCAATACGAGGAAGTCGCGACCATTTTCCCGGTGCGGAACGAAAAAGGCCAGATCACCCACTATGCCGCCGTCAAGCGGGACGTCACCCGGTTGGTGGCCCTGGAAGCTCAATTGCTCCAGGCGCAAAAGCTGGAATCCATTGGCCAGTTGGCGGCCGGCATCGCCCACGAAATCAACACGCCCATTCAATACGTCGGCGACAACACCCGTTTTCTGCAGGACGCGTTCGAGGATTTGCTCGGCCTGGTCAACGAATATCGCCGGTTCGTCGCCGCGATGAACGGCAAGCCCGGCGAAAATCCCCTGCTGACCGCGGTGAACGAGGCGGAAGAACTGGCCGATCTCGAGTACCTGGCGTCGGAAATACCGCTGGCCGTGCGACAATCGCTGGAAGGCATCGAACGGGTGGCCAAGATCGTCCGGGCCATGAAGGAATTTTCGCATCCCGGCACCGAAGAGAAAACCAGCGTCGATCTGAACAAGGCAATCGAAAGCACGGTGACCGTATCCCGCAATGAGTGGAAATACGTGGCCGATCTCGAATTGGATCTCGACGCCGAACTGCCGCTGGTCCCTTGCCTGCCCGGCGAATTCAACCAGGTCATTTTGAACATCCTGATCAATGCCGCGCACGCCATCGGCGACGTGGTTTCCCGCGGCTCGGGGAAAAAGGGCCGGATCGTCGTCCGCACCCGGCGGGAAGGCGCCTGGGCGGAAATCCGCATCAGCGATACCGGCCCGGGCATTCCCGAGGCGATCCAGGGGAAAATCTTCGACCCGTTCTTTACCACCAAGGAAGTAGGGCGCGGCACCGGGCAAGGGCTGGCGATCGCCCGTTCGGCCATCGTCGACAAACACGGCGGCACTATTTATTTTGAAACGCAACCGGGCACCGGAACGACTTTCATCGTCCGGCTCCCGATCGGAGCGAAATAACCGGGCCGGAGAACGGCGGATAACGGAACCGTTTCATGAAGCGAATCTTATTCGTGGACGACGAACCCAACGTGCTCCAGGGCCTGAGCCGCCTGCTCCGGCCGATGCGGCAGGAATGGAAGATGGAGTTCGCCGGCAGCGGCGCCGCGGCGCTGGAAATCATGGAGCGCGAACCGTGCGACGTGGTGATCTCGGACATGCGCATGCCGGGCATGAGCGGCGCCGAATTGCTCGACGAGGTGCGCCGGCGATATCCGCAAACGGTCCGCATCGTCCTCTCCGGCCAGACCGACAAAAGCGATATCGTCCGCAGCGTCGATCCGGTCCATCAATATCTGGCCAAGCCTTGCGACGCCGAACTGCTCGTCGAAACGGTCAACCGCGCCTTTGCGCTTCGCGGCCTGCTGGCGACCGAACCGCTCAAACGGCTGGTGTCGCAAATGGAATCGCTGCCCAGTCTGCCGACCCTTTATCATCAATTGATGCACGAACTCCATTCGGCCAACGCCTCGCTGCACAACGTGGAAAAAATCATCTCCCAGGATATGGGCATGGCGGCCAAGATGCTGCAAATGGTCAACTCGGCCTTCTTCGGCCTGCGCCGCCGGGTCACCAGCCCAGGTCAGGCGGTGATGATTCTCGGCCTGGACACCATTAAGGGCCTCGCCCTCTCCTCGCATGTCTTTTCGCAAGTCCGCCAAAGCCGGCTGCAGGATTTTTCGTTGGATCGCCTGTGGAAACACAGCATGCTCGTGGGCGGCGGCGCCCGGGCGATCGCCCACGCGGCCGGCGGCGACGCCCGCGCCGTCGATTACGCCTTTACCGCGGGCATGATGCACGATGTCGGCAAGTTGATTCTGGCTAACGAAATGTCCGCCGAGTACAAGCGGATGCGCAAAACAGCCGGCGCCCGGAACCTTCCCATTGCCATCGTCGAACAGGAGTCCCTGGCCGCGACCCACGCCGAGGTCGGCGCCTATTTGCTCGGCCTCTGGGGATTGCCGGACCCGATCCTGGAAGCCGTAGCCTATCACCATCAGCCGGGAATAAGCCTGGTCAAAAACCTCGGCCCCCTGGCGGCGGTGCACGTCGCCGATGCCCTGGCCGACGAGTTGATTCCGGATCCCGACGCCGGCGGCTCGCCGCTCGACCTCCCCTATTTGACTCACCTGGGCATCGCGGATCGGGTGACCGAATGGCAACGCTTGCTCGAGAAGATGATCGCCGAGAGCTAAATCAACAGGAAATAAATGCCGTCATCCTTGGGCCGCGGCCGGTAAACCTCGCCGGTTTGCGGTTCGACAAACCAAAGCTCCTTGTCGGCGGTGATCATCCAGTTGATGGCGTGCCCGCCTAATGGCGACACATTGCCCCACAAAATGCCGAAACAATGGGGAGCCCGCCGCAGGCCTTCCTTGAAAGCGGCTTGGCAAAAATTGGCCTTCATCACCAGCGCGAAGTCGTCGCAATCGAAAACCTCCTCGGTGTAGGCATATTCGCTCATCGCCGCGCGGCTGTTGGCGATGATCTCCTTGGCGTGAACCAACGGCGTCAGGAAATAGCTGGCATCGGAGAAAAAGGGATGACACCCCGGGACCAGCCTTTTGCCGAGTTTGGCTTTCAGAATATTCATGATCTCTTCCTCGGCGGCGTAAATCTTCGGGTATTCCGCTTCGGCGGGTTGGTGCCACATTCGCTTGAACGATCCCGCCGCCTTCCCGCTTTTCCGGCCCTTCGCTTTGGGTCCCTTGATCTCCGGCTTTTTCATTGGATCCTCCCCTTGAAAAAAGTTTTGGTTGTGGTGGCAAGAAGAAGATTGATCCATACCATGACGCCGGAGCGGATTCAATATTATTTAATGCATTATTTATGCTAATCGTCGCCGTCGTCGCTTCACAAAAACGTTAGGGGAAGTAGATCATCGCCACGCCGGGATTCAACGCAGCCGTCGCCCCGGCAACCAGGGATAATGATCGGCGTGCCCGAGTTCGTCCTGGATGGCCTTGATCAATTTATCGACGTCATGGCCGAGTTGTTGTTCCTCGCTCAACTCGCGCACCAGGCCGATGATTTCGGGGTGCTCGCTTTCCAATTGATCCAGCACCGCCGACTGCATGCGGGTCACCTGCAACAACCGCCGGACCTCGGCCATCAGATCCTTCTGCCGCAACCCTTCGCGGATCACCAGCCGAAATTCGGTCTCGTCGATCGGCTTCATCAGGAAGCGCGCGACCTCACCGGCGTTGATCGCATCCACCGCGACCTCGAGGCTGGCCTTGCCGGTCAGGATGTAACGCACCGTTTCCGGGTACTTGCGTCGCACTTCGGCGAGAAACATCGTGCCGGTCAGGATGGGCATATCCTGGTCGGCCACCACCAGATCCACCTCGCGCCCGGCCAGCAGAATCAGCGCCTCGGTGCCCGAATTCGCGGTCAACACCTCGTAGGGTTCTTTATGGAGAACGCGTTGGAGGGCGGCCAGGACGTTCGGTTCATCGTCGACGAGCAGAATCACGTGTTGTTTCGTTTTCTCTTCCAAGGTGGTCGTACCCCCGTCGGTGAAGCCGGATGGCCTAGTGTAACCAGTAGCCCGTGAATGTTCCAGGTCAGGCCGCGGCAATCGCCGGATCACTCTCCGGGCGACGGAGAATACCAGGCTCGGTCGTCGCAAACGGCCGTGGAGAGCAATCCACGTCGCCTGGGGATCGGCGTGGTTCGCCGCCAGCCGAGTCGATCCGCCGGCGACGAAAGTGCGACCGCGCGCGACAACAAAGGATAAAACGGATCCAGCCGCGACAACCCGGCGGCGATTGATGCGCGGTCTTCCCCGGCGGTATCCAGTTCCCAGAGCCCGGCCTCATTCGTGAAATAAACGCGGCCGTTGCGCGGATCGAGGTCCAGCCAGCGGATCCAAGGCGCGGTTCGATAATGACGCACCACGGCAAACGTCGTCAATGAGCGCGCTTCGACGATCGGCAGCAGTCCGCCCAACCAGATCAACCCGCGCCTTTCGTCAATGCGGGCGACGCGCTGACCGGGCAAGGTCGGCACGCGGCGCAGCAATTGCAGGCTGGACGCGTCGATTACCCAGAGTTCCCCCGGAATGGGGATGGACAGCAGCAACCGGCCTCCCGCCCGATCCAATGCCAAACGCTCGGGACGCGCGGGAATCGGCAGGGAACGGATCACCGAGAGATCGGTGGGATCGAGCGCCAGCAGGGGCATGCCCCAGGCGGCGAAAAGAATCTGCCGGCGATCGGCGTCGTAAAGCGCGTCGCCCGGCAAACCGTTGGTCACCGCCTTGACGGTTCGGCCGTCGGGACACAGGAGCCGCAAACCGTCGGTGCAATCGGCAAACAGCAAACCGGCATCACGATTCCAATGGGTGCGACAGGCATCGTCAGGCGTTCCCGTTTTCTTGTCCGCCGGTATCGTTCGGATCGAACCACCGTCGATATCCGCCACGTAGGTATTGCCGGAGGCGACGTCAACGATCACCCACTTCCTTTCCGGCCCGTCAAAACCGGCAGCCTGGATTACGGCCGCCTGATCCATTGAGACGATTCCCGCCGGCTCGGGTGACTTCGAGCCATCGGCGGCAAAACGATGAATCGAGCCCTCCTTTTGCGAAATCGTCCAGAGAAGTCCGACCTGCGGTTCGACAGTGACCTGGTAAAACGATCCCGTGGCCAGATGGCGGAGGGGCGGATCGTTGCGGCTTTCGCGGCTCAATGGTTCGGGATCCAACAGCCAAGGCAGAAACGTCAAGGCGAGAAGAAACACGAGGGGCAAGGGCTTGCTCAACCGAAACCGGATCGAGCTCGACGAGCGGTACTGCGACCAGACCGCCAGCGGGAGGAGGAAATCGGCCAACGGAAAAAGCCGGATCCACCAGGACCGCCGCGCCGGGATCGGCTGGTCGACCTGGTCGAGGGAAAACAGCAGCGAGATATTCGCCGCCAGAAGAAGGCAAACCAGGAAAAAATCGGCCCGCGCCGTTAGCCGGTCCTCGCCCAAAGTCGTGCCGAAAAAAACCGCCGCTCCGGCCAGCAAACCCGGCAGGAAAAAACGCCAAATGCCGAGAGTGACGAATCGCCGTCGAAAAAAATGCGGCGGAAGCAATAGCAGCAAGAGAAAAAGCGCGAAGTCCAGATAAAAAAGCCGATGGAAAATATCGAGCTGCCCGCCACAGGCCACCAACCGTTGGAAATTCGCCCAGGGTCGGTCCAGATCGTCGAAATAATATAGAGCGGACAGCCGATAGCCGAGCCAGGCCAGGCCGATCGCCAACGCCACGAGCCAACGAACCAGATACCCGGCTCCGCTCAATCGGTTGGCGCCCGCCCATTTCATCCGCTGCCCGCCGAAAAACGTGATCGCATAGATCCATCGCTCCTTTTAACCGTGTTTCCCACTGACGGTTTCGGACCGATTTATCGTCTTGGCCGTTGTTGTTTAACTATGGTAATAGTTGCCCTGGTTTTGAATTATGAGAGGAAAAGTAAGAGATGAAAAGCGCCTGGACGATTCTCACCCTGATGATCATTCTCTTGCTGCCGGCCCTGCTCGCTTCCTGCGCCGGCGACGACGATGACGATAACCCCGGATCGAATCCGGGGCAGACTCAAGACGACGACAACGACGGTGCTGACGATGATGATGACGACGACAACAACAATGACGACGACAATAACGACAACGACACCTCGCCCGCCGAAATCTGGGATGCGCTTACGCCGCAGGGATTGCCGGTCGATCAGGTGATGGGCACCTCGACGCAGATGTACGACGGGCCCGACGACAACTGGTACCGCGATTTCGAGATCCCCAAGCTGGTCGAAGCCGGGCTGTTTCGCTTGCGCGCGTCGATCGACTGGCCCGACGTCGAACCCGAACAGGATCAGTTCACCTTCGCCTACAGCGATCCGTTCGTGCAACTGGTGATCGACGCCGGCCTGCGGTTCGACGGCCGCCTTTGCTACGGCGTCGATTGGGCGGCGCCGGACGACAACGACTCGGCCATCCCGCCCGCCGACTTCGGCGACTACGCCGGGCACGTCGCCGAACACTATTGCGGGGTCATCGACTCCTGGGAAATCTGGAACGAGGAAAACGTCAAGGTATTCTGGCAGCCCGAGCCGGACCCGCAGGTTTTCGGCGACATCATGAAAGCGGTGTTCATCGCCGTGCACGACGCCTGTCCGGACGCGAAAGTCGTCTTCGGCGGCCTGACGCCCTTCGAGGGCAATTCGCTCGTTGGCCAGGGGCTTTACCGGTTCCTCGACGAGGTCCGCGCCGTGCATCCCGACATCGGCGATTACTTCGACGTCATGGCCATTCACCCCTACACGCTGGGACAGACGCCGACGCCGGAATACGCACTGTTGTTCGGCGACTACGAATTTTGGCCCAGCCTGCCCGGCCAGGTTCGCACCGCCCGGCAGCGCCTCGCCGACATGGGCGTGCCCGACAAACCGATCTGGGCCACCGAATACGGCTGGCCGTCGCTGCTCATCGGCGAGCAGGCGCAGGCCGACTTCCTGGTGCGCGGCGCACTGCTCGGCCTGACCGAGGGCGTCGAGGCCATGGACTGGTACACCTTCTACGATCGCGAACCGGGTAGCAGCACCCTTCCCACTGAGGATTATTTCGGTCTTTACTCCTGGCCCGACGCCGAGGGCGGCCCGCAGCAAAAGCCCGTCTACCGCGCGGCGCGCGGCCTGTACCGGGTTCTTGGCGACGCGCGCTACGCCGGCGATCTGTCCGCCGCGCTCAGTTTGCCGGACAGCGTTTACGGCCTGGGATTCGTGAACGAACAAACCGGTCAAATCTACCTGGCCGCATGGGACGGCCGGTATAAAAAAACCACTTCCTTGACGTTACCCTGCCCGGCGGCGACGCAAAGCTACGAAGTGCTGGACGAGGAAGGCGAAAGCGTCGCGCAAGGCGGCGCCGTCGAATCGCTGACCCTGGAACTGACGGGGCAAGTAACCTACGTCCGTTTCGACTTGGAATAGCCGGCTGCCGCGATCATCAGTGTTCCGTCAGTTCAGCGGCGGGAAGAATGCCTCTTTCGACATAGATCGGTTGTACGGCGCGCCTGATTTTCGGCAACCGGGTCGCGTACCAGACCGCGCCGATCAGGCAGGCGACGCCGCTGACTAGCAGCGTGCCCGGCGTACCGATGTGCTCCGCCAGCGATCCGGCCAGGAGCGAACCGAACGGCGCCATGCCCATGAAGGCCATGGTGTGGAAGCTCATCACCCGGCCGCGTTTTTCGTCCGTGACGATCGTCTGCAACAGGGTGTTGCTGGCGGCCATCTGGGTCATCATCGAAAAACCGACGAACAACAGAATGAGCATGGACAGCCAGAAATTCGCGGAGAAGGAAAAAATGATCAGCGAAAGGCCGAACATTCCGGCGGCGGTGGCGATCAACTCGATCAGACCGAGGGCGTTTTTCCGCAGCGCCAGATAGAACGCGCCACCCAGCGCTCCCAAGCCGGTGGCCGCGGCCAGGAACCCGAGCGTATGCGCGCCGCCGTGCAGCACATCCTTGGCCACGACCGGCAACAACACCACGTACGGCATGCCCATCAGGCTGATCATCGCCAGCAACAGCAAAATGGAACGGATCGGCGCCGAGTGGTAGGCGTAGGAAAATCCTTCCTTGAAATCGGCGAAGAACGACCGGGCGGGTGGCGGCGTCCGGCGCGGCTTGAGGCGCATCATCAAGAGCGAGGCGATCACGGCGATGTAGCTCAGGCCGTTGATCAGAAAGCAAAGCCCCTCGCCCATCGAGGCGATCAGCACCCCCGCGACGGATGGGC from Myxococcales bacterium includes:
- a CDS encoding PAS domain S-box protein yields the protein MSKPTTKEKRPKIDSGIEQQLLAMAVEQAAEIFVITDPALSILYANPALEAVTGYTAAEAIGKNLITFLAANSKKNRAAEIRKVLDAGEVWNGRLSNRKKDGAQYEEVATIFPVRNEKGQITHYAAVKRDVTRLVALEAQLLQAQKLESIGQLAAGIAHEINTPIQYVGDNTRFLQDAFEDLLGLVNEYRRFVAAMNGKPGENPLLTAVNEAEELADLEYLASEIPLAVRQSLEGIERVAKIVRAMKEFSHPGTEEKTSVDLNKAIESTVTVSRNEWKYVADLELDLDAELPLVPCLPGEFNQVILNILINAAHAIGDVVSRGSGKKGRIVVRTRREGAWAEIRISDTGPGIPEAIQGKIFDPFFTTKEVGRGTGQGLAIARSAIVDKHGGTIYFETQPGTGTTFIVRLPIGAK
- a CDS encoding HDOD domain-containing protein, which produces MKRILFVDDEPNVLQGLSRLLRPMRQEWKMEFAGSGAAALEIMEREPCDVVISDMRMPGMSGAELLDEVRRRYPQTVRIVLSGQTDKSDIVRSVDPVHQYLAKPCDAELLVETVNRAFALRGLLATEPLKRLVSQMESLPSLPTLYHQLMHELHSANASLHNVEKIISQDMGMAAKMLQMVNSAFFGLRRRVTSPGQAVMILGLDTIKGLALSSHVFSQVRQSRLQDFSLDRLWKHSMLVGGGARAIAHAAGGDARAVDYAFTAGMMHDVGKLILANEMSAEYKRMRKTAGARNLPIAIVEQESLAATHAEVGAYLLGLWGLPDPILEAVAYHHQPGISLVKNLGPLAAVHVADALADELIPDPDAGGSPLDLPYLTHLGIADRVTEWQRLLEKMIAES
- a CDS encoding lectin MOA-related protein is translated as MKKPEIKGPKAKGRKSGKAAGSFKRMWHQPAEAEYPKIYAAEEEIMNILKAKLGKRLVPGCHPFFSDASYFLTPLVHAKEIIANSRAAMSEYAYTEEVFDCDDFALVMKANFCQAAFKEGLRRAPHCFGILWGNVSPLGGHAINWMITADKELWFVEPQTGEVYRPRPKDDGIYFLLI
- a CDS encoding response regulator, whose amino-acid sequence is MEEKTKQHVILLVDDEPNVLAALQRVLHKEPYEVLTANSGTEALILLAGREVDLVVADQDMPILTGTMFLAEVRRKYPETVRYILTGKASLEVAVDAINAGEVARFLMKPIDETEFRLVIREGLRQKDLMAEVRRLLQVTRMQSAVLDQLESEHPEIIGLVRELSEEQQLGHDVDKLIKAIQDELGHADHYPWLPGRRLR
- a CDS encoding endo-1,4-beta-xylanase, which encodes MKSAWTILTLMIILLLPALLASCAGDDDDDNPGSNPGQTQDDDNDGADDDDDDDNNNDDDNNDNDTSPAEIWDALTPQGLPVDQVMGTSTQMYDGPDDNWYRDFEIPKLVEAGLFRLRASIDWPDVEPEQDQFTFAYSDPFVQLVIDAGLRFDGRLCYGVDWAAPDDNDSAIPPADFGDYAGHVAEHYCGVIDSWEIWNEENVKVFWQPEPDPQVFGDIMKAVFIAVHDACPDAKVVFGGLTPFEGNSLVGQGLYRFLDEVRAVHPDIGDYFDVMAIHPYTLGQTPTPEYALLFGDYEFWPSLPGQVRTARQRLADMGVPDKPIWATEYGWPSLLIGEQAQADFLVRGALLGLTEGVEAMDWYTFYDREPGSSTLPTEDYFGLYSWPDAEGGPQQKPVYRAARGLYRVLGDARYAGDLSAALSLPDSVYGLGFVNEQTGQIYLAAWDGRYKKTTSLTLPCPAATQSYEVLDEEGESVAQGGAVESLTLELTGQVTYVRFDLE
- a CDS encoding MFS transporter; this translates as MTTDTHSKIAFSGLRFALRALRSRNYRLFFLGQGISLIGTWMQRIAVNWLAYRLTGSAFWLGMVGFWGQLPTFLIAPYAGVVADRLNLRRIVVATQVFSMIQALLLAGLTLAGVVNIWHVLALSVMLGLINGFDVPSRQSFVIEMVDQRDDLGNAIALNSFMFNGARLIGPSVAGVLIASMGEGLCFLINGLSYIAVIASLLMMRLKPRRTPPPARSFFADFKEGFSYAYHSAPIRSILLLLAMISLMGMPYVVLLPVVAKDVLHGGAHTLGFLAAATGLGALGGAFYLALRKNALGLIELIATAAGMFGLSLIIFSFSANFWLSMLILLFVGFSMMTQMAASNTLLQTIVTDEKRGRVMSFHTMAFMGMAPFGSLLAGSLAEHIGTPGTLLVSGVACLIGAVWYATRLPKIRRAVQPIYVERGILPAAELTEH